A window of Psychroflexus sp. ALD_RP9 contains these coding sequences:
- a CDS encoding acyloxyacyl hydrolase, with the protein MLFICLGCLQISRAQFQFFSESRKIGISFGEGQQNRFPYQNDNYRFEHQHLKLAFNQVFYKSAHFELELQIEPVYYWSKHQLLNKYFIQPQHFTDYESLREKYTQERKFNSYAVNFGVILRHYVSQFYSLYALASVGPMYSDAGTERVKNGFTFTDILGFGSSLHLYRFQIDLRLYAKHDSNANLKTPNHGHNSVVVETGVLYRL; encoded by the coding sequence TTGCTTTTTATATGTTTAGGATGCTTACAAATATCTCGAGCTCAATTTCAATTTTTTTCAGAAAGTCGAAAAATTGGAATCAGTTTTGGGGAAGGTCAACAAAATAGATTTCCATATCAGAATGACAATTACCGTTTTGAACATCAACACCTAAAGCTAGCTTTTAATCAAGTTTTTTATAAATCTGCTCATTTTGAGTTAGAGTTACAGATTGAGCCTGTTTATTATTGGTCTAAACACCAATTACTTAATAAGTATTTTATTCAACCACAACACTTTACAGATTATGAGTCACTGCGTGAAAAATATACACAAGAGCGAAAATTTAATAGTTATGCGGTTAACTTTGGGGTAATTTTAAGGCATTACGTTTCTCAATTTTATAGTCTATATGCTTTAGCAAGTGTAGGACCAATGTATAGCGATGCCGGTACTGAGCGCGTTAAAAACGGTTTTACATTTACAGATATATTAGGTTTTGGCTCTAGTCTTCATCTTTATCGTTTTCAAATAGATTTACGTTTATATGCTAAACACGATTCTAATGCCAATTTAAAAACACCAAATCACGGCCATAATTCAGTTGTTGTTGAAACAGGAGTTTTGTATAGATTATGA
- a CDS encoding thioredoxin family protein — protein sequence MFKELDEDILQEEVNDNETVIVQYAASWCGNCRLMKPKFKKLARENEDASFIIVDAEKFPESRKLANVNNLPTFATFRNGKFVNQVQTNKFESLKELVDEVTNN from the coding sequence ATGTTTAAAGAATTAGATGAAGATATTTTACAAGAAGAAGTTAATGATAACGAAACTGTAATCGTTCAGTATGCAGCTTCATGGTGTGGCAATTGCCGACTTATGAAGCCAAAATTTAAAAAGCTAGCTCGTGAAAATGAAGATGCATCTTTTATTATTGTTGATGCAGAAAAATTTCCAGAATCTAGAAAACTTGCTAATGTGAATAACTTACCAACATTTGCTACATTTAGAAATGGAAAATTTGTCAATCAAGTACAAACTAACAAATTTGAATCATTAAAAGAATTAGTCGATGAAGTTACCAATAATTAA
- a CDS encoding DUF6952 family protein has translation MKLPIIKHFQKNNESQKLEHTIEVLESFCEHRSVKDHEMDVVGEIITNIAGAIEMDKLIKEEGMSEKDAANTFAKRVLGSIDQ, from the coding sequence ATGAAGTTACCAATAATTAAACACTTTCAAAAAAACAATGAGTCTCAAAAGCTTGAACATACTATTGAAGTTTTAGAAAGTTTTTGTGAACACAGATCAGTTAAAGACCACGAAATGGATGTTGTAGGTGAAATTATTACTAACATCGCTGGCGCAATAGAAATGGATAAGCTCATTAAAGAAGAAGGCATGTCTGAAAAAGATGCAGCCAATACATTTGCTAAGCGTGTCTTAGGTTCTATAGATCAATAA
- a CDS encoding formimidoylglutamase, whose protein sequence is MTFNILTPQQLNKFTKVRSGEVKFGESITCLNSLEELNKRDEEFVILGIPENIGIRANYGASNAHLMWKEFLKAFLNIQSNSYNHPEDVIILGEFDTSRQQERALNLELPQQAEVFGDLVQELDEAVSKLIQQIVSLGKTPIVIGGGHNNAYPIIKGVSRALDQKINVLNIDAHTDYRDLEHRHSGNGFSYARAHQFLDKYAVFGLHKNYTSDDIFQEFEGDKKMKFDLFENLVHLTTLDKTVHFKSMMNFLDNKFGLELDCDAIENFPTSASTPSGFSMADIRTFIKVTRNSESKYLHICEAQPSNYFNSGKALAYFVSDYIRKNKS, encoded by the coding sequence ATGACATTTAATATATTAACACCTCAACAACTAAATAAATTTACAAAAGTACGCTCTGGAGAAGTTAAATTTGGCGAGTCAATCACTTGTTTAAATTCTCTCGAAGAACTCAATAAACGAGATGAAGAATTTGTAATTTTAGGTATTCCAGAAAACATTGGTATTCGAGCAAATTACGGTGCATCTAATGCGCATTTAATGTGGAAAGAATTTTTAAAAGCATTTTTAAATATTCAGTCAAACAGCTATAATCATCCTGAAGATGTTATTATTTTAGGCGAATTCGATACTTCGAGACAGCAAGAACGTGCCTTAAACTTAGAATTACCTCAACAAGCTGAAGTTTTTGGTGACTTAGTTCAAGAACTTGATGAAGCAGTGAGTAAACTTATACAACAAATTGTAAGCCTAGGAAAAACTCCGATTGTAATAGGTGGTGGCCATAACAATGCCTACCCTATTATTAAAGGTGTTTCTCGAGCTTTAGACCAAAAAATAAATGTTTTAAATATAGATGCACACACAGATTACAGAGATTTAGAACATCGGCATAGCGGTAACGGATTTTCATACGCTAGAGCTCATCAATTTTTAGATAAGTATGCTGTTTTTGGTTTACACAAAAATTACACCTCTGATGATATCTTTCAAGAATTTGAAGGAGATAAAAAAATGAAATTTGATTTATTTGAAAATTTAGTGCACCTCACAACATTAGATAAAACTGTACACTTCAAGTCAATGATGAACTTCTTAGACAACAAATTCGGTTTAGAATTAGATTGTGATGCAATCGAAAATTTTCCAACTAGCGCCTCGACACCTAGTGGTTTTTCAATGGCTGATATAAGAACGTTTATTAAAGTAACGCGAAACAGTGAATCTAAATACCTTCATATTTGTGAAGCACAACCATCTAATTATTTCAATTCAGGTAAAGCACTCGCCTATTTTGTAAGCGACTATATCAGAAAAAATAAATCATAA
- a CDS encoding LptF/LptG family permease, with protein sequence MKILDRYILVSFLKTFIAVFTILMLIFILQAVWMFISDLAGKDLGIWIVAKFLFFYSPNLVPLVLPLTILVSSIMTFGNFSEHYEFAAMKSSGISLQRAMRSLSIFIVLLGILTFFFSNNVIPAAEFKAGSMKRNIAKVQPAMAIVEGAFNDVGDINIKVNKKSGENGNQLEKVIIHKKSANRSGNYTVIKAERGQLQSEENSNTLSLVLFDGNYYNEIIPSSFEERRKRPFVKSEFERYVINIDLTQVNKVDIDDDENHPFKQLNINELKTQLDSFSTDFKNNLKRYQKSINLRNGLSRIVEVDSSANYNKLKLPSSKFAKKTKADYEAVKKLSNTAKNNVDSILNLYNTSQQQQLLSIAINTINSISPQISARQNLYKNRTIFLNKIEMKLHDKYALGFACVVLFFVGAPLGAIIRKGGLGLPMIVAIVLFLAYHFIDLFAGNSAESNKIPPFLGSWLSTIIMLPLGVYLTYRATTDQGFVNLDVITVPLQKLLIKLKLKKPNKED encoded by the coding sequence TTGAAAATACTTGATCGTTACATTTTAGTTTCATTCCTAAAAACCTTTATTGCGGTTTTTACGATCTTGATGCTTATTTTTATCTTACAAGCTGTTTGGATGTTTATTTCAGATTTAGCAGGTAAAGATTTAGGGATTTGGATAGTTGCTAAATTTTTATTTTTCTACTCACCAAACTTAGTGCCGCTTGTTTTACCACTTACCATATTAGTGAGTTCAATTATGACTTTTGGTAATTTTTCGGAGCACTATGAATTTGCTGCTATGAAATCTTCAGGAATTTCGCTGCAACGCGCTATGCGTAGTCTTTCAATATTTATTGTTTTATTAGGTATTTTAACCTTCTTTTTTAGCAATAATGTTATTCCTGCTGCCGAATTTAAAGCTGGTAGCATGAAACGAAACATAGCAAAAGTACAACCAGCGATGGCTATTGTAGAAGGTGCTTTTAATGATGTTGGTGATATCAATATTAAAGTCAATAAAAAATCTGGTGAAAACGGTAATCAGCTAGAAAAAGTTATTATACATAAGAAAAGCGCCAATCGATCAGGAAATTATACCGTCATTAAAGCCGAGAGAGGCCAACTTCAATCTGAAGAAAATTCAAATACCTTGTCTCTCGTATTATTTGATGGGAATTATTATAACGAGATCATTCCTTCTTCATTTGAAGAACGCCGTAAACGCCCATTTGTAAAGAGCGAATTTGAGCGTTATGTCATCAATATAGATTTAACTCAAGTAAATAAAGTTGATATTGATGATGATGAAAATCATCCATTTAAGCAATTAAATATCAATGAATTAAAAACACAATTAGATTCGTTTTCAACCGATTTTAAAAACAATTTAAAACGCTATCAGAAAAGTATTAATCTTAGAAATGGTTTATCAAGAATAGTTGAAGTTGATAGCTCTGCCAATTATAATAAACTTAAACTACCGTCATCAAAATTTGCCAAAAAAACAAAAGCAGATTACGAAGCAGTTAAAAAGCTTTCAAACACAGCAAAAAATAATGTTGATTCTATTTTAAATTTATACAATACATCTCAACAACAGCAATTGCTAAGCATTGCTATAAATACTATTAATAGTATTTCACCGCAAATTAGTGCTCGTCAAAATTTATATAAAAATCGTACTATTTTTTTAAATAAAATAGAGATGAAACTTCATGACAAATATGCGCTTGGCTTTGCATGTGTTGTGTTGTTTTTTGTTGGCGCACCATTAGGAGCCATAATTAGAAAAGGTGGTTTAGGTTTACCCATGATTGTTGCTATTGTATTATTTTTGGCTTACCATTTTATTGATTTATTTGCAGGAAATAGTGCAGAAAGTAATAAAATACCTCCTTTTTTAGGTTCGTGGCTTTCAACCATAATTATGTTACCACTTGGTGTTTATTTAACCTATCGAGCTACAACAGATCAAGGTTTTGTCAATTTAGACGTTATTACGGTACCGCTTCAAAAATTGTTAATTAAACTGAAATTGAAAAAGCCAAATAAAGAAGATTAA
- a CDS encoding LolA family protein, with amino-acid sequence MKRTHNIMKSTFLTSLTLLLFLSFNIKAQSDTKAQNLISEVLSKVKSYDNIQVEFSYILENTQEKLKQETRGSLSLKNEKYLLNLMGTTQLFDGEKIYTIIPEDEEITISSYNPENDNQLTPSKMLTFFEEGYIYKNDILQNKDGRKIQYIKLIAKDSEADMQEALIGIDQMTKHIYNLIQSQDNGTRIEIRVTKFKPNQPLSSNMFSFDESRYPDYYINNLD; translated from the coding sequence ATGAAAAGAACGCATAACATTATGAAATCAACTTTTTTAACTAGTTTAACTCTCTTACTATTTTTAAGCTTTAATATTAAAGCACAAAGTGATACTAAAGCACAAAATTTAATTTCAGAAGTTTTATCTAAAGTAAAGTCGTACGATAATATTCAGGTTGAATTTTCATACATATTAGAAAATACACAAGAAAAACTAAAGCAAGAAACTAGAGGTAGCTTAAGTTTAAAGAATGAAAAATATTTACTTAATCTTATGGGAACAACTCAGCTCTTCGACGGTGAAAAAATTTATACCATTATTCCAGAAGACGAAGAAATTACCATATCAAGCTACAACCCTGAAAACGACAATCAACTCACACCTTCAAAAATGCTTACTTTTTTTGAAGAAGGCTACATTTACAAAAATGATATTTTACAAAATAAAGATGGTCGAAAAATTCAGTATATAAAACTCATTGCTAAAGATTCTGAAGCTGACATGCAAGAAGCTTTAATAGGAATAGACCAAATGACTAAGCATATTTATAACTTAATTCAATCTCAAGATAACGGAACTCGTATTGAAATTAGAGTGACTAAATTTAAGCCTAATCAACCTCTGTCAAGTAATATGTTTAGTTTCGATGAGTCACGTTATCCAGATTATTATATCAATAATTTAGATTAA
- the hutI gene encoding imidazolonepropionase produces the protein MRILFTHIKSLLQVRETKQVLVGAAFNKLPKIDEAWLLIEDQKIIDFGEMKSLPNLHFDQEMNCNGKFILPTWVDSHTHIVYSGNREQEFVDRIKGKTYTEIAQNGGGILNSAKTLQQTSFEELYQQSEVRLKEVIQLGTGAVEIKSGYGLTKEAELKMLKVIQKLKENYNLPIKASFLGAHAQPKEFKTSAEYISYVIQHILPEVAEQNLADYIDIFCEDGYFDLEDTKRIIKAGKQYGLKAKIHVNQFKSFGGIQLATKHNILSIDHLEVLTETDIQHLKKADTIAVALPSCSFYLGINYTPVKQLIDAEIPLALASDFNPGSTPSGNMNFVVSLACIKMKLTPEQAINAATVNAAFALELQDEVGSIAKGKKANFIVTKSIPSYGFLPYAFGTNSIDQVWINGKLQEHDI, from the coding sequence ATGCGTATATTATTTACACACATTAAATCATTATTACAAGTTCGTGAAACTAAACAAGTTTTAGTAGGCGCAGCTTTTAATAAACTCCCTAAAATAGACGAAGCTTGGTTATTAATTGAGGATCAAAAAATTATTGATTTCGGCGAAATGAAAAGCCTACCTAATCTTCATTTTGACCAAGAAATGAATTGCAACGGGAAATTCATATTACCGACTTGGGTAGATAGCCATACACATATTGTTTACTCAGGCAATCGTGAACAAGAATTTGTAGACCGAATAAAGGGTAAAACTTATACTGAAATTGCTCAAAACGGTGGTGGTATTTTAAACTCAGCTAAGACTTTACAACAAACAAGTTTTGAAGAATTATACCAACAATCTGAAGTACGCCTTAAAGAAGTTATACAATTAGGAACTGGCGCTGTTGAAATTAAATCTGGGTACGGTCTTACAAAAGAAGCTGAACTTAAGATGCTAAAAGTAATTCAAAAACTTAAAGAAAATTACAACCTACCTATTAAGGCTAGCTTTTTAGGGGCTCACGCTCAACCAAAAGAATTTAAAACTTCTGCAGAGTATATCTCATATGTTATTCAGCATATCCTGCCTGAGGTCGCTGAACAAAATTTAGCTGACTATATAGACATATTTTGTGAAGACGGTTATTTTGATTTAGAAGATACCAAGCGCATCATAAAAGCAGGAAAACAATATGGTTTAAAAGCTAAAATACACGTTAATCAGTTTAAAAGTTTTGGTGGTATTCAATTAGCTACTAAACATAACATTCTTAGTATTGACCACTTAGAAGTCTTAACTGAAACAGATATTCAACACCTTAAAAAAGCAGATACTATTGCAGTGGCTTTACCATCATGTTCATTTTATTTAGGCATTAATTATACACCTGTAAAACAACTCATCGATGCTGAAATTCCATTAGCGCTTGCATCAGACTTCAATCCAGGAAGCACACCAAGCGGTAACATGAATTTCGTTGTCTCTTTAGCTTGCATTAAAATGAAGTTAACACCCGAGCAAGCTATTAATGCCGCAACTGTTAATGCCGCATTCGCACTAGAACTTCAAGACGAAGTCGGAAGTATTGCAAAAGGCAAAAAAGCCAACTTTATAGTAACAAAATCTATACCTTCATACGGATTTTTACCATACGCCTTTGGTACTAATTCAATAGATCAAGTTTGGATTAATGGTAAACTTCAAGAACATGACATTTAA
- a CDS encoding FtsK/SpoIIIE family DNA translocase — protein sequence MAKTKSKKAASKAKKTAKPKFKLTRKHHIILGSFLFFFSVGLLVAFISFLFTWQLDQSIVTSNQAVSEPKNWLSMFGASISHFLIFKGFGVAMFSLPFMLGLTGLKLFLNLENLKLLNIWFWGCYVILLLSLSMSYFANDFPVLGGIVGFELHELITNYIGAIGLLLLLIFMLIVYLVARINLTPEKVAQFFNKKSQSVQAEFQENTNQNATANQSQDFTNINSEEQSASDEVSDNDSAEEASTETQANEVEFENSLEPKNQNSSSTVSTQPEQNSTETKPQETEKVVIKSKDDDLGMEVEAAKEEDEDDVDTKSKKIVENFGEFDPTLELSNYQFPSTDLLEDHGSGSIKIDQAELEANKNKIVDTLNNYKIGIAQIKATVGPTVTLYEIIPEAGIRISKIKNLEDDIALSLSALGIRIIAPIPGKGTIGIEVPNQNPAIVSMRSVAASNKFQNAEMQLPIAFGKTISNETFVVDLAKMPHLLMAGATGQGKSVGLNVILTSLLYQKHPAEVKFILVDPKKVELTLFNKIERHYLAKLPDTEEAIITDNTKVIDTLNSLCIEMDARYDLLKDAMVRNISEYNAKFKKRKLNPENGHRYLPYIVLVVDEFADLIMTAGKEVEAPIARLAQLARAIGIHLIIATQRPSVNVITGMIKANFPARIAFRVTSKIDSRTILDAGGADQLIGRGDMLFTQGNDLIRLQCAFVDTPEVEKITEFIGSQKAYPDAYQLPEYSGEDSQSTLANDIDERDKLFEQAAEVIVTAQQGSASLLQRKLKLGYNRAGRIIDQLEAAGIVGPFEGSKARQVNVPDLMALKQLLENEKNA from the coding sequence ATGGCCAAAACAAAATCTAAAAAAGCGGCTTCAAAAGCAAAAAAAACAGCAAAGCCTAAGTTTAAATTAACTAGAAAACACCATATCATTTTAGGGAGTTTTCTATTTTTTTTCTCTGTAGGTTTGTTAGTCGCTTTCATTTCGTTTTTATTTACTTGGCAATTAGACCAAAGCATTGTTACTTCTAATCAGGCTGTAAGTGAACCCAAAAACTGGTTGAGTATGTTTGGTGCAAGCATTTCTCACTTTTTAATCTTTAAAGGTTTTGGTGTTGCTATGTTTAGTTTGCCATTTATGTTAGGCTTAACCGGGTTAAAACTATTTTTAAACCTTGAAAATCTTAAACTTTTAAATATTTGGTTTTGGGGTTGTTATGTGATTTTACTATTATCCCTATCAATGTCTTATTTTGCTAATGATTTTCCTGTTTTAGGCGGAATTGTTGGCTTTGAATTGCACGAATTGATCACCAATTACATTGGTGCTATAGGTTTATTATTGCTACTTATTTTTATGTTAATTGTATATTTAGTGGCTAGAATTAATCTAACACCTGAAAAAGTAGCCCAATTTTTTAATAAGAAATCTCAATCAGTTCAAGCTGAGTTTCAAGAAAATACAAATCAAAACGCTACGGCTAATCAGTCCCAAGATTTTACAAATATAAATTCTGAAGAGCAGTCAGCTTCAGATGAAGTTTCTGATAATGATTCAGCCGAAGAAGCTTCAACTGAGACACAAGCTAACGAGGTAGAATTCGAAAATTCACTAGAACCAAAAAATCAAAATTCAAGTTCAACAGTTTCAACTCAACCTGAGCAAAATTCCACTGAAACTAAACCGCAAGAAACTGAAAAAGTTGTTATCAAATCAAAAGATGATGATTTAGGAATGGAAGTTGAAGCCGCCAAAGAAGAAGATGAAGATGATGTCGATACAAAATCTAAAAAAATAGTCGAAAACTTTGGTGAATTTGATCCTACATTAGAACTGTCTAATTACCAATTTCCATCTACAGATTTACTTGAAGATCATGGCTCTGGAAGTATTAAAATTGATCAAGCTGAGCTTGAAGCCAATAAAAATAAGATTGTAGATACCTTAAATAATTATAAAATAGGTATTGCGCAAATTAAGGCAACTGTTGGTCCAACTGTAACATTATACGAAATTATACCTGAGGCAGGTATTCGTATTTCAAAAATTAAAAATTTAGAGGATGATATTGCTTTATCTCTTTCAGCCTTAGGTATCCGTATTATTGCACCAATTCCAGGTAAAGGTACCATTGGTATTGAAGTTCCAAATCAAAACCCTGCTATTGTTTCCATGAGAAGTGTGGCAGCTTCAAATAAATTTCAAAATGCTGAAATGCAGTTGCCTATTGCTTTTGGGAAAACGATTTCTAATGAGACATTTGTGGTTGATTTAGCTAAAATGCCTCACTTGTTAATGGCTGGTGCCACAGGTCAAGGTAAATCAGTTGGGTTAAATGTTATTTTAACCTCTTTATTGTATCAAAAACATCCAGCTGAGGTTAAATTTATTTTGGTAGACCCTAAAAAGGTAGAATTGACCTTGTTTAATAAAATAGAACGTCACTACTTAGCTAAACTTCCTGATACTGAAGAAGCTATTATTACTGATAATACTAAAGTAATTGACACCTTAAATTCTTTATGTATTGAAATGGATGCACGTTACGACTTGCTTAAAGATGCAATGGTTCGTAATATATCTGAGTATAACGCGAAATTTAAAAAACGAAAATTAAATCCTGAAAATGGACACCGATATTTACCATACATTGTTTTAGTTGTTGATGAGTTTGCCGATTTAATCATGACCGCTGGTAAAGAAGTTGAAGCACCAATCGCCCGTTTGGCACAATTAGCTCGTGCTATTGGGATTCACTTGATTATTGCTACTCAGAGACCTTCTGTGAATGTAATTACAGGGATGATAAAAGCTAACTTTCCGGCAAGAATTGCTTTTAGAGTGACTTCAAAAATAGATTCTCGAACAATTTTAGATGCAGGCGGTGCAGACCAACTTATTGGTCGTGGTGATATGTTGTTTACACAAGGTAACGATTTAATCCGTTTACAATGTGCTTTTGTCGATACGCCCGAAGTTGAAAAAATTACCGAATTTATTGGGTCTCAAAAAGCATATCCTGATGCCTATCAATTACCAGAATATAGTGGCGAAGATTCACAATCTACATTAGCGAATGACATAGACGAACGCGATAAATTATTTGAGCAAGCAGCTGAAGTTATAGTGACAGCTCAGCAAGGTTCGGCATCGTTATTGCAAAGAAAACTGAAACTAGGGTATAACCGCGCTGGACGAATTATAGACCAACTTGAAGCAGCAGGAATTGTAGGTCCGTTTGAAGGCAGTAAAGCACGGCAAGTAAATGTACCAGACTTAATGGCTTTAAAACAATTATTAGAAAATGAAAAGAACGCATAA
- a CDS encoding peroxiredoxin: MSIVGNKFPDLVVNAMDEMGDTIQINILEKAKKENKKIVLFWYPKDFTYVCPTELHAFQEALPEFEKRNSIVIGASCDTPEVHFAWLNTSKDDGGIEGVTYPILADSNRNLSSRLGILDTTNERYDDETGHITVDGDNVTYRATYLIDEEGTVFHEGVNHMPLGRNVNEFIRMIDAYAHVQKHGEVCPANWEEGKDAMKPNREGTASYLSNK; the protein is encoded by the coding sequence ATGTCAATTGTAGGAAACAAATTTCCAGATTTAGTAGTCAATGCCATGGATGAAATGGGTGACACAATTCAAATTAACATTTTAGAAAAAGCTAAGAAAGAAAACAAAAAAATTGTTTTATTCTGGTATCCTAAAGATTTTACTTACGTATGTCCGACTGAGTTACACGCTTTTCAAGAAGCTTTACCAGAATTTGAGAAACGCAATTCAATTGTAATTGGCGCTTCTTGTGATACGCCAGAAGTTCACTTTGCTTGGTTAAACACTTCTAAAGACGATGGTGGTATTGAAGGTGTTACTTACCCAATTCTAGCAGATTCTAATCGTAACTTGAGTAGTCGTTTAGGAATTTTAGACACAACCAATGAGCGTTACGATGATGAAACAGGCCATATTACTGTTGATGGTGACAATGTAACTTACCGCGCAACTTATTTAATAGATGAAGAAGGAACAGTATTTCATGAAGGAGTTAACCACATGCCTTTAGGTCGTAACGTTAATGAATTTATTAGAATGATCGATGCGTATGCTCATGTTCAAAAACATGGTGAAGTTTGTCCTGCAAATTGGGAAGAAGGTAAAGATGCAATGAAACCTAATAGAGAAGGAACAGCGTCTTATTTATCAAACAAGTAA
- the porQ gene encoding type IX secretion system protein PorQ, with product MRILIGLILVCSTAFGQIGGRNTYEFLNLPNSPKISALGGKNITLVNSDPTSAISNPANINYLMDKQLSLNYMNYLADVNYGTAAYAYLLDRRTQVIQASVTYINYGNFDGYDEFGNNTQEFSGNEAAFQVGYASQIGRSDFYTGANINLITSKLEQYSSFAAAIDLGLTYKYDKWDLVISGVIKNLGYQFKPFNEVRETLPFEIILGISQQLKNVPVRWHITYDQAQIWDVAFRNTNRDEVDLEGNLAPDDPSFFNNILRHTIVGLELFPEGGFNIQLGYSFRRGEELRIIDQRAFAGISGGFSIRFNKVRFNYAYSRFNRAGASNFIGLGIDLY from the coding sequence ATGAGAATTTTAATCGGTTTAATTTTAGTATGTTCTACTGCATTTGGTCAAATAGGTGGTCGCAACACCTATGAGTTTTTAAACTTACCGAATTCACCAAAAATTTCTGCACTTGGGGGTAAAAATATAACACTTGTAAACTCAGATCCAACAAGTGCTATTTCTAATCCAGCAAATATTAATTATTTAATGGATAAGCAATTAAGCCTTAATTACATGAATTATTTAGCAGATGTTAATTATGGTACAGCGGCATATGCTTATTTATTAGATCGACGAACTCAAGTTATTCAAGCTAGCGTGACCTATATCAATTACGGTAATTTTGATGGTTATGATGAGTTTGGAAATAATACACAAGAATTTTCTGGAAACGAAGCTGCTTTTCAGGTAGGTTACGCATCACAAATTGGTAGAAGTGATTTTTACACAGGTGCTAATATAAATTTAATTACTTCAAAATTAGAGCAATATAGTTCATTTGCAGCAGCAATAGATTTAGGCTTGACCTATAAATACGACAAGTGGGATTTAGTTATTTCAGGGGTAATTAAAAATCTAGGCTACCAATTTAAACCATTTAATGAAGTTCGAGAAACACTACCATTTGAAATTATTCTTGGGATTTCTCAACAACTTAAAAACGTACCAGTACGTTGGCATATTACGTATGACCAAGCACAAATATGGGATGTAGCATTTAGAAATACTAACCGAGATGAAGTTGATTTAGAAGGTAATTTAGCCCCAGATGATCCAAGTTTTTTTAATAATATTTTAAGGCATACAATAGTTGGTCTTGAATTATTCCCCGAAGGCGGATTCAACATTCAATTAGGATACAGCTTCAGAAGAGGCGAAGAACTTAGAATTATAGATCAACGTGCCTTTGCTGGTATATCAGGTGGTTTTTCTATAAGGTTTAATAAAGTTAGATTTAATTATGCCTATTCGCGTTTTAATCGTGCTGGTGCTTCAAATTTTATCGGCTTAGGAATAGACTTATATTAA